One genomic window of Micromonospora sp. WMMD1128 includes the following:
- a CDS encoding metallopeptidase TldD-related protein, with translation MSGAELAERVLARAGRGGELLVIVDETATAHLRWAGNTLTTSGAARRRRLTVVALADAGSGTAAGVVGSGGAPTDRDLAELVARARHTARAGEPAQDAAPLAVATGLPAASWDDPAAEVPVHRLHGFSAGLGDAFAAARAAGHDLYGYAEQRVDTTWLASTGGLRLRHVQPTSVLDLTARGGGTASAWAGVGGTDLTYTDLPATAVRLRDRLAGVPRRDTLAPGRYEVLLPPACVADLMLHLYLNAGAADALDGRTVFGGADGGTRIGERLTASPLTLRSDPAAPGLACAPFLVARASGSAGSVFDNGLPLAATRWMVDGQLRALVQTRHSARRAGQPFTPFVDNLVLAGPAGGRTLADMVAGTRRGLLLTCLWYLRDVDPRTLLLTGLTRDGVYLVEDGEVVAALPNFRFNESPVALLGRVTEVGATERTLPREWGDYFTRMAMPTLRVADFAVSEVSPAV, from the coding sequence GTGGGCCGGCAACACGCTCACCACGTCGGGCGCGGCGCGCCGACGCCGGCTGACGGTCGTCGCCCTCGCCGACGCCGGGTCCGGCACGGCGGCGGGCGTGGTCGGTTCCGGCGGCGCGCCGACCGACCGGGACCTGGCCGAGCTGGTGGCCCGGGCCCGGCACACCGCCCGGGCCGGCGAGCCGGCTCAGGACGCGGCTCCGCTGGCCGTCGCGACCGGCCTGCCGGCGGCGTCCTGGGACGACCCCGCGGCGGAGGTGCCGGTGCACCGGCTGCACGGCTTCTCGGCCGGGCTGGGCGACGCGTTCGCCGCCGCCCGCGCCGCCGGGCACGACCTGTACGGGTACGCCGAGCAGCGGGTCGACACCACCTGGCTGGCCTCCACCGGCGGCCTGCGGCTGCGGCACGTCCAACCGACGTCGGTGCTGGACCTCACCGCCCGCGGCGGGGGGACGGCGTCGGCCTGGGCGGGGGTCGGCGGCACCGACCTGACCTACACCGACCTGCCGGCGACGGCGGTGCGGCTGCGGGACCGGTTGGCCGGCGTGCCGCGCCGGGACACCCTGGCCCCGGGCCGGTACGAGGTGCTGCTGCCGCCGGCCTGCGTCGCCGATCTGATGCTGCACCTCTACCTGAACGCCGGTGCCGCCGACGCCCTCGACGGACGGACGGTGTTCGGCGGCGCGGACGGAGGCACCCGGATCGGGGAGCGGCTCACCGCGTCCCCGCTGACGCTGCGGAGCGACCCGGCGGCGCCCGGCCTGGCGTGCGCGCCGTTCCTGGTGGCCCGGGCGTCCGGCTCGGCCGGCAGTGTCTTCGACAACGGCCTGCCGCTGGCCGCCACCCGGTGGATGGTCGACGGACAGTTGCGGGCGCTGGTGCAGACCCGGCACTCGGCCCGTCGCGCCGGTCAGCCCTTCACCCCGTTCGTCGACAACCTGGTCCTGGCCGGTCCGGCCGGCGGCCGGACGCTTGCCGACATGGTCGCCGGCACCCGGCGCGGGTTGTTGCTGACCTGCCTGTGGTACCTGCGCGACGTGGATCCCCGGACGCTGCTGCTGACCGGCCTGACCCGGGACGGCGTCTATCTGGTGGAGGACGGCGAGGTGGTGGCCGCGTTGCCCAACTTCCGGTTCAACGAGAGCCCGGTGGCGCTGCTCGGCCGGGTGACCGAGGTGGGCGCGACCGAGCGCACGCTGCCCCGGGAGTGGGGTGACTACTTCACCCGGATGGCGATGCCGACGCTGCGGGTGGCTGATTTCGCCGTCTCGGAGGTGAGCCCGGCGGTATGA